AGCAACACAACTCAAAAACAAAAAGACTAGGACTAACAAAACATATCTCTTTTAAAAAATCCATTATTTGAGCTTGTTAAATTTGAATTAGATCTAATTCAGCCTAAAAGTTAATCCAAGGAGAGGAGTGACTGAGACCTTTATAAAGGCGTATTAGGACATATTACGCCTATCCAAAAAACCGACGTAGAATTCAACTCACTTCTTAAGCTCGGTCCTACATTGGTGAGTGGGAAGATTAtgataccatattaaatttgaataagttttaactcatttaaaaattaattcaagggGAGGAGGTGTCTGAGACTCTTATAAGGTATATTACCTATTCCAAACCAATGTGAGATTCAACGAAGGTAATTGGAAAGAAAGAATAATCATTTACAACAATTAAAGATCCATACAAAACAATGTTCGGGAAGAGAATAGCCTACTTGTTTTGACAGTTAATCCTGTGTCATTTATCTTCCTCTCTGCTGGAATTATTGTTGCCAAGGTTTTATCAGAAACATGATGGTCCACAGACTTGGCATTATTGACTGAATCTTGGCAAAAAGCTGAACCTATTGAACATACTTGAAACCACTTCATGTGCTCCATTCACATACATTCTCTCATTGCTAGGGGGACTATTTTTAGCCTCCTAATTGAGATGGTATGACCATAAGAACATATAGCTGGATAAGAAAACATCTGTGATGCAAATGACTAAGCATTAACTAACAGCATCCATGGATAAATGGGTGCCATCATAATTTATCATATGCATCCAATTATCATATTCAAAGTGGGGACTAATACAGTAGATTTAAAAACATGGTATTACcttgtaattaatttaaaaacatattcaAAGTGGGGACTAACATCCAATTATCATATTCAAAAGACTGCCACATCCTCGCTTCCAGCAATTCATCATCGTCGTCACGATAAATTACAGTTCCTTTATACcttgtaattaattttaaataaacgcagttaaaaattaattttaaaattttgcttttactttttataattaaaatacattaaatttaaatataaattcatattaAGATATACATACTAATACATTAGCTATTTTAACTCATTAATTATTACATATGTgtgaatatattatatatacacTAATAGAGTTTATcacaaaaattatataataatatgatttaaaattgtgatatatttttttagtaattaaattataaattaaattgtgtGGGGATCATTCAAAAAGTAGCTcatttttgtttttatcatATTCCTGCccacttttcattttttttttttaccaaaaattTACATTACTTGACggtaaaatacaataaaatattataataaaagtacaaaaaaaataaaaatattgtgatattataatctatttaaataaaatccaATCACAGTATATATGCAAATATTATGATGTCCTGAGATATATCTATAATAATTTTGCTGTAAACATAAGCTAATATGCAATCCAGATGTCACTATTCTTCTAATTTCTTATGATGAGGAATTTAAAAGATACTGAACAATATTATACAAAATTTCTGAATATGTTTCATAGATAATAGCCGATAAATTAAAAGTAGAAGTCAATTTGATACCTTTCAATATCGCTACTATCACAGCTATTATTACAGAGAAAAACTGATAATTTCAAGATATATCACAAGTAAGTTTAAAACCTCTTGAGGAAGGAAGAATCGTACATCACAAGTAACTAAGTGATCATGCACACAAGgagaagaaataataaaaataccacTCTTGCTGCAAAAAATCAAGAGATATACAAAATAAAGCAAGTATGGGATCAGGAGCCACTCTATTAAAAACACACTGATTCCGCTCTATTCATATATACTAAAATATAAGTCTTGCATAAGATAATAACAAGAAACCCTTAGACTCTAATGCCTCCCACCACAAGATAAAGTTAGAAAAATTAGTAGATGCATGTTATATGCACAGAAACTAATAAACCATATTAATCAGGcgtaaaaacaataaaaatatataggcTCTAAGATCTCAAGCTCAGACTGATAGATTCTACTGAGAGTCCTTTGGACAACTTCTCTTAACTAAATTTGTCTATACTGACAAAGCACTACGAAGAGAGCGACTTCAAGGGATCAAGTACTCTTTCAAGTCTTTGATTGAGGAGTCATATAAGAAGACAATAATAGGTCAAAcctaaaatataaatactatgCATCAAAAGTTTATATTCAGAACAAATACTATATTGACTATCCTTCATGTAATGCTAAATTAATAAATTCGAAGTGTTAAGAAGTGCAACTATAACTGATAAAACTGATGTAGCTTATTGTCATGGAGAGAGGCAAAATTTCAATGAAAGACATTATGATCAATTAAATATAACAGTAGATAAACATCATCTGGACATTGAGGAGATCGCTGCAACAAAGAACCATCCTTCCTACTTCTCAATTGCTTAACAAGATTTTTGTTATTGCCTAATAAGTTGACTCGGAATAATGGTTTTCTTTATTTATGcattatattaaaagaaatactAGCCATGCTCAGACCAATTATTATGGATATTTCAGGAGTATTATTTTATCATACTGAGATGGTactctaatttattgaaattgtaatatattgataaaaaataaaaatttaataaattttatttttttaactaatagtGTGCAAATTATTAAATACACCCAAAGTACCATCTCATCATATTGAGATGGTACTCCAATTGAATGAGATTGTAAcacatttgataaaaaaaaaaaaatttaataattttgtttttttaactAGTGGATCTagtaattagtttttttttaattttttttttatcaatgtgGTGTAATGTGATTTGGCTTGATGATGAGGTGGTATTCTCATGGTAATGTTAGCTAAcctcaatattttatttttaaaaaaattaaaaaattatttagtgtcTATATATTGTGAAAAATtagtagttaatttttaaattttaaaaaaaattaattattacactttttagaatattaaaaaagttttaactgagaaattaattagtgaattttattgtaataaatttttatttatttattattgatgatctgagatccagaaaatagggtaaACTGGAAAAAGTCTATTTCTAGAGGagaatatttctccttttatatgtttccttttatcCGTTAGTGACATGTAACAGAATGCATGTCATTGGGCCATCCGTCCCTGTCACGTTGATATGGAtgtacgaggaaatcagatcgctACCCTATGCGTAACGACCCCTAATTCTCCCCGGGCACGCATGCAGATGGTCTCACAAGGCGAATGGGTTGAATTCCTTCTTGGTTCTGAGCTGGGCCGGAAAATAAGGTTAAGACTAGGCCCAGAGGGAATCTGTTCATTGGGACGGAAGAGCTGGGCCAGTCTATTTGAAGAAACTGACTGGAACCCGGTCTTTGAGCTGAGTGGACTGGACCGGGTTCTTGGAGGAGGCTTAAAAGCCTTCAGATTATGGGCTGCCCTAATGGGTCTGGCCTTAGACCGAGGCAAAAAAACCCAGCGTTCATcggttattatttttattattgctaACCTCACCCTTCATGGATATACAATAATATAATTGCAgaataatctttttttttattagtttttatgaaTTAGCATGTATATGTTAATAGATTATGGGCACAAATTGTATTTCTCTAATTTTTGAGCTTCGTTCCAAaacttatattttcatttttatgtcTACGTAGAACGTATTTGTTACAGGAACAGACACAAGTGATGCTGCTGTGATTTGGGCTATGAGTTTTCTAATGAAAAATCCTAAAACAATGAAAAAAGTTCAAGATGAAATAAGAAGCTTAATTGGGAAGAAGGGTTTTGTAGATGAAGACGATATTCAACAATTGCCTTGTCTTAAAGCTGTGGTGAAAGAGATGATGAGACTGCAACCGACAGTTGCATTACTGGTCCCAAGAGAAACAGTTCACAAGTGCACTTTGGGTGAGTATGAAATAGCTGAAAAAACACTAGTTTACGTGAATGCATGGCCAATTGGGAGGGATCCTGAAGCTTGGGAGAAGCCATTGGAGTTCTGTCCATAGAGATTTTTGGATACTTGTATTGaccaaattttcatttttctggTGCTGCGAAGGGAGATACCAAGGTTTTTGTTTTTTGGTCTGGAAGGGAGGTACTAAGTTCAATGCACCTTCAAGGTTGCGAAGATCGTCCCACTCACTAGTTAGCAATTGTTTcaaggaaaatttttttttttcatttttatattataaaaaaatttattaataaatgattaattttaaaaatatattaaaatatttttaatatttataaaagtctattaatgatttttttttattaattttaatggttgaatatttattattgaatattttttaatttaaaaaaatttattaatcgattctttaaatttataaataatatattaattaattttttaatatcaatgatattttaaattttttcatataatcaacggttaaattaataaaaattaatgagaaaattttttaaaatatttaaaatattttaatatattttttaaaaattaaataatattttttattttaatatatttttaaaataaaaaaaattaaatatataatttattacttaAATCATATTGGGTTTGGTGTAGTTTCTAATTAAATCGAtccaattttaataattatgatatatattatttgtttaatgaaatttattttattaaaaaagaatttaaatgtttataaatcattcatgattttaattttttaaattaaaaataagaaaaattttcatttgaaataaaaaattatttaaaaatcaattgaattaaatttttatgaaattttaatttttttatctgaaaattttaaatattaaacagAGGAATAGTGATAGGATGGAAAGATAGTGTGCATATGAGACAAAAGCTTGAGCAAATATCTCCATCATCCATCAGTTTCTTATTTTGTCATTTTTAGTAAGCACGTGTACTACAATTATATAAAAAGgacaaaaaaattaagattataatattttttaaataaattgaaattgaacatatattttatattagttaaaaattcaataaaattaatataattatttcaaaatttaagtgataattttttttataaatattaaaaataaaaaagcatcTAACTTAtggttaaaataatattactatattagacaaaaaaaattataaatttaagtaaataattattttaataaaatacatattttttgaatttagaaaaatcaattatttttttttaattttaaatttaaaaaactatattattatt
The sequence above is a segment of the Manihot esculenta cultivar AM560-2 chromosome 5, M.esculenta_v8, whole genome shotgun sequence genome. Coding sequences within it:
- the LOC110615410 gene encoding cytochrome P450 83B1-like encodes the protein MDVRGNQIATLCVTTPNSPRARMQMVSQGEWVEFLLGSELGRKIRLRLGPEGICSLGRKSWASLFEETDWNPVFELSGLDRVLGGGLKAFRLWAALMGLALDRGKKTQRSSNVFVTGTDTSDAAVIWAMSFLMKNPKTMKKVQDEIRSLIGKKGFVDEDDIQQLPCLKAVVKEMMRLQPTVALLVPRETVHKCTLGEYEIAEKTLVYVNAWPIGRDPEAWEKPLEFCP